The Nicotiana tabacum cultivar K326 chromosome 1, ASM71507v2, whole genome shotgun sequence genome segment TATGGTGTTGAATATTGATAGGACTAGGCTATTGAAAGAGTTACCCGAAAGTAAGCAAAATGAGGGGAGTAGTGTAAGTGGAGGTAatcggaataataataataatcaggAAATGGTGAAAAGAGGGAGTGATAATGGAGGATTTATGGGAATGGGAAGGGCAGTGAGTGAAATGTGGGAGCATTCACATATGCAGGGGATGACAGCTATGTTTCCCGGCAATATGGGTCCGAGAGGTGGGCATAGAGGTATGGTGGGTATGATGGGGATGCCTAGAGGTGTTGGTGTTCCACCTCCGATGCCTAGACCACCAATGGGGCCAAATGGTGGGTTTGTAGGAGGAGGAAATTCTATTGCTTTGAAACCTAGGACAGAAGAAGATGATATGAAGGATTTGGAGAATATGTTGAATAAAAAGAGTTTTAAGGAAATGCAAAAATCGAAAACCGGGGAGGAGTTGTTGGACCTTATTCATCGACCTACCGCTAAGGAATCTGCTGTCGCTGCAAGGGTATTGGATATTCCACCTTTGTCGATTTCATCTCATCATATGCTTTAATTGATAATTTTATTGAACAAATAGATGCTGACTTCTAATATAAAGTTATCGCAGATATCATGAGCTGATTAATTTGTATTCTTTGGTACATTGCATTATGGAAATAAGTGAAACTTGCTAAGTCACAGAATTTCCTATTTCTACTTCAATTGCAGTGCCCAAATTCATTTCTTCTCCCTGACTTCGTTTTGTAGCCTTTTAGTTGAAATGGGTTCTCTTCTCCATATTGATTGAATTTGCTATGTTGCTCTGCTGCACGTGTTTTCTtatctcttgtttctttcccaaAACTTTTGTAGCACATTATCTCATAATTGGTGGTTTTTATTTGAATGGTATTTCAGTTCAAAAGCAAAGGTGGTTCCCAGGTGAAGGAATATTGTTCAGCTTTAACAAAGGAAGATTGTCGACGCCAGTCTGGTTCCTATATTGCTTGTGATAAGGTTAGACCAAGTCATTTTAGGTGTCACTGCTTTAAATATCTTATGACAATTAGAGTTCTgaaaattgttatttgtttcgaacatAGAATAGTAATCCTAATCATTAATGAAGATTGTAGATGGCGTTAATCACAATTTTATTAAAAGCCATTGATTTGTAACTTATCGCTTCATGGGCTAAGCGAGGGGTTGTCGCTTCATGGGCTAAGCGAGGGGTTGTCGCTTCATGGGCGAAGCTACAGGTTTCAGCTAAGTGTGCAATTCAAACAATGACACAGAAATTGACCCAACGAGAAATAGTGGATTTTTTTGATTCTCAACTTTGAGGAGGTGGATTGGTATCGGCATTGTAGCATATTGGaagttaaaattaattatttcattGGAATTTTGATTATCATTGTACTAATTCTTATATGtatgatatttaattttctttaacTTTGCACTTCCTTTAAAGAAGCATGTGCTTCAAGCTCCATGGATCCCGCCACTTTTTGCGTTTTCTCTCTTTTAAAAGCACTAGTTAAGCATTACCTTTATTTCAGATTGATACGATAACtttattatgatgcattttaGGTTCATTTTCGGCGAATAATTGCTGTGCATACTGATGTCAACTTAGGTGATTGCTCTTTTCTTGATACTTGCCGTCACATGAAGGTAATTTCCATGACTAATTTGTTTACCCAAGGATTTGCTTTCATCTGCTGGAAATAGATTACTTACACTCATCTAATTGGCAGACATGCAAATATGTCCATTATGAGCTTGACTCGACACCAGATGTATCACCCATGATGATGGGAGCAGCTACCTTGCCCCCTACGAAGTCTTTGAAGCCTCAGCGTGCTCATTACTGTTCAGAAGTAGAGCTTGGTGAACCACAATGGATTAATTGTGACATACGGTCATTTAGAGTGGATATTTTAGGGCAGTTTGGGATTATAATGGCTGACCCACCATGGGATATTCATATGGAATTGCCTTATGGGACAATGGCTGATGATGAAATGCGCACTCTAAATGTCCCTGCACTGCAAACTGATggtcttatattcctttgggtgACTGGACGTGCCATGGAGCTTGGGCGGGAATGGTTAGAGTTCTTCCCTCTCTCTCAATCTATTAAACATCTTCTCTGCTAGGTGATAACAAAAGTAGACAGGTATAGCTTGACTTAGATGTGTAAAATCTGTAGTATGACGCTGCATAACATGGAAGGCTCTTTGATAGTTTGTGCTGTGAAATGTCATTATTATTAGTGAGCGACTTGACTATCATTCTTGTGGAACATCATTATTAGCGGTGATAACATAATTCCTGGCTTTTTTGGTTGTTGAAATGAAGTAAGTAATGGGGATCCTATAAAAATGGGGCATAGGCTAAAAAATCACTTCTTATCTTTCTTCCAATTGTTTGTGTtgcaaacaaaataaataaattgaagtGTATCTCTTCATTAACTTAAAACCTTTTTTTAATGATGATGGTGGCCGTGCTAGTATGCGCCCACCTCGACTATTCCATTGTGTACATACTACCTCCCACTAGCACCGATAGTAACTCACCTGTCAAAGTTTAGGCAGATCATGAGAAGGAATCACATAGTTTATTTGTTTCTTCTAGAACTTGAACCCGGGTCTCCGAGGTTCTCTACTAACTTAAACTTCTAGATGAAATGTTCATACATTTCAATTATTATGTGAAATCACGCCCAATCTTTGGCGAACGTATTCTCACACAATCAGCATTAAGGTCTATGTGTGAACCCCCAATACCGGCTTACATGTACGAGAGGGTAGATAGTATCTCACATCGGATATAAAAAGGCAGACAAAACGGTCCATAAATGTGCTGGGACACTCACCTCTTACCTTAAGTTTTGGATGATTGGTCaaataattaaatatggtatCAGGGAGGCAGAGGTCCTAGATTTGAGTCGTGCTGAGAGCCGTCATCAAATATATCTCTATGTGCTTGGAACAAGAGTTAGGTCCACATGTGAGGAGGTGTGTTTGCAAACAAATAAATGAAAGTGTCCCCTTTTCTGTAATCATTGCATCTTCTTGGTGCCAGCAATAAACTTCTtgcttctaaaaaaaaaaaatcccttcTCTAATAGCTTAAGCTTTTAAAGAGAGGGTCACACAATTCAATAATTTAATagtttggaacaagtttgagATGACTTGATTTatccaaaaagaaaaatataatatcaGAAGATGCATAGTTGATTGTCACAAAGCCAGTCACTACCAACTGCTTGTTGGCTACTAGTTATGTGTATTATCGCAATACCATGTGTTCAAGAGTTGTTTCTGTCATGATTAGGAGTGgcaaatggataatatggttcttatccatatttgatccgtttttaaaaagttcattattcaacccatttttagtggataatatgggtgcttaactgttttcttttaaccattttgccacccctagtCATAATGATGGGCTTAGAGTTTGCTATACACCTGTAATAATTTCAGTGGTAAAAGAGAGCCTGAGCTATgaattgttaattactgaatagGCAAGTCGGAATGCTTCTTTAAATTATTGAACCAAGCACTAGAagcttattaaaaaaaatataggagCTTGCGTTGTTAACCTTGGGGCAAATTTTACTTGTTCTATTTTGTGGTGAAGTTGACAGAACTCTGAAGACTCAGGTCATCATTTGgttttatgttttaaaattatataattccTACTCTGTGAATAAAAGAGTTATGACTGCTAAGTTCCATTACATTGGTACCATTCTTGCAGTCTAGAACTTTGGGGTTACAAACGTGTTGAGGAGATCATTTGGGTTAAGACCAATCAACTTCAGCGAATCATCAGAACTGGTCGGACAGGCCATTGGCTCAATCACAGTAAGGAACACTGCCTTGTTGGAATAAAGGGAAATCCAGAGGTAAACAGGAATATTGATACTGATGTCATTGTAGCAGAGGTTCGGGAAACGAGTCGTAAGCCAGATGAGGTGAGAAAAATTTAGATTCTTCTGTTTTTTTCGTAAAAGAAAAAACAAGCTAGAAACTGAAAGCTTCAAAGCGTAGACACGTTTATTGATGTTCATGGAATAGCCTAATTTTATAAAATGTCTGTACTCTTAGGGCTCGTTTGGTAGGAGAGATGAGGGATAATCCCcggattaaatttgagatgagtttatcccacGTTTGGTTAGGATAAAATCGCTGTATAACTAATCCCGGGATTAGTTATCCGGGGAttgtagtattatttttatctctaCGGGAGGGTGGGATGACAATCCCAGGATAACTAATTCCGGAATAATTAATCCTAGTTAACttgtttcccaaccaaacgacccttagTGTTACATTAAGTTTAGTGGTTGTGATTCTATGTtactccctccgtcccaatttGTTTAATATAGTTTGGATTTCAAGAGTCAAACCCAATTTGTTTGACACAGTTCTGATTTCAAGAGTCAAGCCCAATTTGTTTGATACAATTCGGATTTCAAGAGTCAAACGACCTTTTTCTCTGACCACGATTTTTGCATATGccttttgaatattttgaattgttaattattgtgacttatagtactttttatgtagtttccaaatatataatttttatttcaaaaaaacttTAATACTATGTTCGAATTCATGGTCAAAATTAAGAAGTTTGACTCTTGAAATCCGTATAACAAATTGGGACAGAGGGAGTACTATTTTAGCATCTATTCTTATTTTTTCTTGGTACTTTAACTGTTGTTGGGTTATACATAAACAATGCTTTTGCTTTGACATGTTAGATGTATCCCTTGCTCGAAAGAATTAGTCCAAGGACAAGAAAGTTGGAGTTATTTGCTCGGATGCACAATGTTCATGCTGGGTATGCATTCTTGATCTACTTGCTGATCTTCAACTGAAAGTCAGAGACTATTAAACATGGTTTTTAAGAATGTTGAACCCGCACAATCACATATGGAGGGAACTGTTTTGGGCTTCTAACTTCTACTAATAATTTATGTTTTTGATTTAAAGTACTTCCTTATCACATCTTAGAACATAAGAATATGATCCTACCATATGTGATGTCAAAAATTAGTCCTTTCTGCTTGAAATATTAGGTTTGTGGGTCAGTGCTAGTACCAGTAGATGaaagtctttttttcttttttaattttaaaaataaaagctTGATAATATCCCCATATTTAGTGGAATACTAATTAATTCTCTTCTCTTGTATGTTCTCCCcaaaaaagagaaacagaaaaattctcaagtttttttttttagtgAAGAGAGTAATTAGTAAACATTATCAGACACCATTCGTAGAGAAATGATTTaatgtcatcatatttttccatTGCACTTAGTTAAGATAGATTCTCAATATAACAATCCATAAATGTATCAGGTGGATGGCACTTGGAAACCAACTACAAGGGGTACGATTAGTTGATGAAGGGCTTAGGGCGCGGTTCAAGGCTGCATATCCAGATGTGGAGGTGCAACCTGCATCACCTCCAAGGGCGTCCGCAATGGAAGTAGATTCAAATTCTAATCAAATGAGGAATGCATTTGCAGGAGGGGAACTAAAGACTGCAGGGACCCAGTTCGCTGAGGCCACAGCTCCAGATGCAGCCTGTGCAACTGAAGGAAAAGCAGTAAAAAGCGATGTGGAGATGGCAAGCTAATAACTTTGTTTCAAGAACTAGTTATTTTCCAGTAACACTTGGTTCGTCCACGTAGTTTTGCCCTGCCTATTTCTACCTGTCTCCGACAAGCTTTTTGCAGATGGGTGTGGAGTATTATTTCCATTAAGATTCTCGGGTGGCAGGACGAGTCACAATGTGCCTGCAATTAG includes the following:
- the LOC107790746 gene encoding N(6)-adenosine-methyltransferase MT-A70-like, whose product is METHSDGTDEIAAVKELRQQHETRIQTLHNAQLELIASLQTLVPDIVSSLDLSLKTISSFNGKPFTPLPNPLPNTPNPNPNPNLLVPPKINPNSSSGAHAKPVSEASGSVNERDKMVIDDCGGPLSVVRAMVAVCLLERVPFTAIDSSTLLRKLENDQSHTAAEKAAIRELGGESGPIMAVEMALKSMAEDNACVELENFVVSGKSRVMVLNIDRTRLLKELPESKQNEGSSVSGGNRNNNNNQEMVKRGSDNGGFMGMGRAVSEMWEHSHMQGMTAMFPGNMGPRGGHRGMVGMMGMPRGVGVPPPMPRPPMGPNGGFVGGGNSIALKPRTEEDDMKDLENMLNKKSFKEMQKSKTGEELLDLIHRPTAKESAVAARFKSKGGSQVKEYCSALTKEDCRRQSGSYIACDKVHFRRIIAVHTDVNLGDCSFLDTCRHMKTCKYVHYELDSTPDVSPMMMGAATLPPTKSLKPQRAHYCSEVELGEPQWINCDIRSFRVDILGQFGIIMADPPWDIHMELPYGTMADDEMRTLNVPALQTDGLIFLWVTGRAMELGRECLELWGYKRVEEIIWVKTNQLQRIIRTGRTGHWLNHSKEHCLVGIKGNPEVNRNIDTDVIVAEVRETSRKPDEMYPLLERISPRTRKLELFARMHNVHAGWMALGNQLQGVRLVDEGLRARFKAAYPDVEVQPASPPRASAMEVDSNSNQMRNAFAGGELKTAGTQFAEATAPDAACATEGKAVKSDVEMAS